The nucleotide window CCCTATATCTGACCATCTAACTTTAGGTACTTCTACATATACTTCACGCAATAGAGATGGTTGTATACTTTTCATTGCATCTAAGAAATCTTGCATAGTTACTTTTAGTTCCTTGAGTATATCTGCTGGAATAGTCTGCTGTTCAAGATTCAGTTTCTTTTCCTGGATAAACCTCCTTAGTGCTGATATTGCAGCTTCTTTAGCGAGAGCAGCTAAGTCAGCTCCGGTATATCCATATGTCATTTCAGCTAGTTTATCCAAATCCACATCTTCTCCCAGAGGCATATTTCTTGTATGGACTTGTAGAATCTCCTTTCTTCCCTTCGTATCAGGTGGTCTTATTTCTATTTCTCTATCGAACCTTCCCGGTCTTCTCAGTGCGGGGTCGATATCATCGGGTCTGTTAGTTGCACCTATTACGATTACTTTTCCTCTCCCCTTTATTCCGTCCATTAATGTGAGTAGTTGTGCCACTACTCTTTTCTCTACTTCTCCTGTTACTTCTTCTCTTTTTGGTGCTATTGCGTCTATTTCGTCAATGAAGATTATTGCAGGAGAGTTCTTTTCTGCTTCCTGGAATATTTCTCTTAGCCTCTGTTCGCTTTCCCCGTAAAATTTACTCATAATTTCTGGGCCATTTATTGTTATAAAATATGCACCGATCTCGTTAGCCAAAGCTCTAGCTAGTAATGTCTTCCCTACTCCAGGTGGTCCGTACAGTAATATACCCTTAGGCGGTTCTATTCCTAACCTCTGGAATAGTTCTGGGTGCCTCATTGGCCATTCTGCTATCTCCCTTATTTTCTGCTTGGCTTCTTCTAAATCTCCTATATCTTCCCATGTAACCCTAGGGAAGCTTATACTGCCTTCTTTAACGGGCTCTTCCTTAATCTCGACACTCGTATCTGCCGTTACATAGACGTAATTTGAGGGTTGTGTGTTAACTACTACGAGCTCTACTATCCCAGTATAAACTGGAATAGGGACTATGTCCCCTTTAGTGACTGGTTTATCAATAAGCTGATCTTTTACATATTCAACAAAACTATAATCAAAGCGTATAGGTTGGGTCGGAGCTAATACTACTTTATTTGCCGATGTTACATTAGCTTTCTTTACCGTGACTTCATCTCCTATACCTACACCAATGTTTTTCCTAACATATCCGTCAATCCTTATCTCGTCATCGTCTATATCATCTGATGCAGGAAAAGCCTGGAGGACCGTTGTCGCATTGGGTCCGGCTACTTCAATATAATCGCCAAATTGCACTCCTAATCTAGCCATAGCCCTTTCTGAGAGCCTGGCAATTTTTTTCCCTACATCTCTCTGCCTCGCTTCGCTTACTTTAAACTTTATACCCTGGCTCATACTGTGGTGAGAATATATATCCCGTTTTAAATAAGACTATCTGTCCGCTTAACGGCTCGAATATTAGATATTTAAATACCTAACTAATTTAGTGGTTAATGAGTATAAACTTGATTGATATTCCCCCATCTATATATAAGGCGAGCTGTCCTAACTGTGGAGGTGCTATTTCGGCATCTAGGTTAAGCAAGGGTTCAGTATGTACTAGATGCTTATCGGATGATGACGTTGAGTTCACAAATTTAAAAGAGTTAATAAATACGTTAAATAAAATAGGCAAGCTAGATAAGCTTACTAAAGCCCATGAGATATTATCTGAATTTGAAGTGTTTAGCGATATATTTTTGAAAGCGATAGGTTATCCGCCTTTCGGTCCTCAGAAGAGCTGGATATTAAGGCTCTTGCAAAATGATAGTTTTGCAATAATTGCTCCCCCAGGTTTAGGTAAAACCACTTTCGGTTTAATAGCATCTTTATACTATTCGAGTAAGAGCAAAAAGTCGATACTTATCTTCCCTACTAAAAGCCTTGTGAGGCAAGCTATAGACAAATTATCTACTTTTTCCTCTAAATCCAATCTGGATTCTAAAGTGATCTACTTTCACGCAGGCCTTACAGAATCTCAAAAGCAAGAGTTAAACAAAAGCTTGTATTCCAATGACTTTGACATTTTTATCTCAACTAACCGGTTTATAATAGATCATATAGAAGAATTAAGTAATATAAAATACGATTTTTTGTTTGTCGATGATGTAGATACGGCCTTGAAATCAAGCAAGAGTGCTCAATCCGTACTAAGGCTTATAGGCTTCTCCCAAGAAGCTATGTCAAGAGTTAAAGAATTAATGAAGGTTAAGGACGCTGACGTTCTCTTTTCTGAACTAGAGAAAATAAGAAAGGGGATTTTAGGCAATAAGGCAGTTGTTTTTTCCTCCGCTACATTGACTAAAGGCAACCCTATTTTCTCCTTATTAATGGGGTTTCGACCAGGTAGTTCCGTCATATATCTGAGAAAGATAATAGATGCATATGCTGAATTACCGGTAGATGATGACAAAGTCATAAGCTTATTAACGCAAATATTATCTAAATTGGGTAGCGGAGGCTTAATATTTGTTCCAGTTGATAGAGGCCAAGATTACGCTAAGTTTCTAGCAGAGAAATTATCCGATGAGTTGAATGTAGCGTTGATCACTTCATCGAGTACGTCAAAGATCGAAGAATTTGCAGAGGGGAAGATTGATGTTCTAATAGGCTCAGCTACGCATTACGGAATTCTGGTTAGAGGTATCGACTTACCATGGCGTATCAAATATGCTATATTTGTGGGTATTCCTAAATTTAAGTTTAAAATAGGCGAGACTATAAACCTCGTAACATTAGGTAGAATTTTAAGCATAATTGCTTTAATTACGAAAGATCAGGATCTAATTAGGTTAGCAGGTCGTGTTAGAGGTAAGCTAAGGAGATTATCACCAGCAGCAATAGCTATGTTAACACAACAGGCTAGAGAAGGCAAATTAGAAGACGAAATTCTAAATAAGGCTTATGAAGTAGTTAACTCTTTCCTGTCTAATGAAGAAATATTAAGGAAAATAAGCGAACTAGGGGATTTCGTAATATCTAATGGTAATATACTCATACCTGATTATTTAACTTATATACAAGCAAGCGGTAGAACCTCTAGAATATACGGGGGAGATCTGACTACAGGTCTATCAATTTTATTAGTAGATGATAAGAACCTCTTCGAAATCTTTAACAGAAAAATTTCGCTTATCTTAGATGAAATAAACTGGAAAGAGCTTGATATAAGCTCATGGAAGATAGGGGATACAGATATTCGAGATATTATAGATAATATAAATAATGAAAGGGAAAAGATACTTAAAATAAAAAAGGAGGGAGGAGATGCAAAACCATTACTGGCTAAAGTTAAGACAGTACTATTTATAGTCGAGTCTCCCAATAAAGCAAAGACAATATCTAACTTCTTCTCTAGGCCTAGCACTAGGCAAGTAGGGAACCTGCGGGTTTATGAAACCGTTCTAGAAGATAAAGTCTTAATGGTTACTGCTTCGGGTGGCCACGTGTATGACCTTACCACAGATGATATAGGTATCTATGGTATAGACGTTAAGATAGGGCAGGACGGTTCTGTATTATTTCTGCCATATTATAATACTATCAAGAGGTGTAAAAATGGCCATCAATTTACAGATTATACAAAAGGAATTGCATGTCCTAAATGCGGTAGTACAGAAATAGTAGTGGACAAGACTTATACAATAGAAAATTTAAGGCGACTTGCACTAGAGGTAGACGAAATATTAATAGGTACTGATCCGGACACAGAAGGTGAAAAAATAGCATGGGATCTATATCTTGCATTGAGGCCATATAACAATAATATAAAAAGAGCAGAATTCCATGAAGTCACTAGAAGAGCAATAACACAGGCTATATCTAACCCCAGAGAATTTAACGTAAATTTAGTTGAATCACAAATAGTAAGAAGGATAGAAGATAGATGGATAGGGTTTAAACTTTCACAAAAAGTACAAACAGATTTTTGGCCTACTTACTGCTCCGAAGAAAAAGAAAAAGCAAGGAGTAAATATTATAACAAAGATACAGACTGCTCGGAAAATAAAAACCTTAGTGCAGGGAGAGTGCAGACTCCAGTACTTAATTGGATAGTAAAAAGGTATGATGAATACCAAAAGACAAAAAGTAGGGTATATTTTGGTAAGATAAAAGGTCTAGAGGACATCACATTCTACGTTCCCAAGCAAGAAGGGGTTAGAAAGAACAACTTAGTTACGGTGACTTTTAATGAGATCAGTGAGGTGATCGAGGATTTTGGCCCCCTACCCCCATACACTACAGATTCACTACTATCAGATTCCAACCAGTTTTTTGGCCTCTCAGCACCTGATACTATGAGAATAGCTCAGGATCTATTCGAGTTAGGTTTGATAACATATCACAGGACTGATAGTATCAGGATTTCAAACGTAGGTATATCGATTGCTGAGAACTACCTTAAGCAAATTATAGGTCAAGAATACGATAAGGTGTTTAAGCCTAGGACTTGGGGAGAAGGCGGAGCTCATGAGGGGATTAGACCTACGAAACCATTAGATGTGGATCAGTTGAGATTAATGATCGAGGACGGTGAATTGGAATTAGCTAAACCCCTTTCCTCAAACCACTTTAAGGTTTATGATATAATTTTTAGGAGGTTCATCTCTAGCCAACTAATCCCCTTAAAAGTCAGAAAAGAAGTAATAAAATTTGAAATAAAGGACG belongs to Stygiolobus caldivivus and includes:
- the rgy gene encoding reverse gyrase, with translation MSINLIDIPPSIYKASCPNCGGAISASRLSKGSVCTRCLSDDDVEFTNLKELINTLNKIGKLDKLTKAHEILSEFEVFSDIFLKAIGYPPFGPQKSWILRLLQNDSFAIIAPPGLGKTTFGLIASLYYSSKSKKSILIFPTKSLVRQAIDKLSTFSSKSNLDSKVIYFHAGLTESQKQELNKSLYSNDFDIFISTNRFIIDHIEELSNIKYDFLFVDDVDTALKSSKSAQSVLRLIGFSQEAMSRVKELMKVKDADVLFSELEKIRKGILGNKAVVFSSATLTKGNPIFSLLMGFRPGSSVIYLRKIIDAYAELPVDDDKVISLLTQILSKLGSGGLIFVPVDRGQDYAKFLAEKLSDELNVALITSSSTSKIEEFAEGKIDVLIGSATHYGILVRGIDLPWRIKYAIFVGIPKFKFKIGETINLVTLGRILSIIALITKDQDLIRLAGRVRGKLRRLSPAAIAMLTQQAREGKLEDEILNKAYEVVNSFLSNEEILRKISELGDFVISNGNILIPDYLTYIQASGRTSRIYGGDLTTGLSILLVDDKNLFEIFNRKISLILDEINWKELDISSWKIGDTDIRDIIDNINNEREKILKIKKEGGDAKPLLAKVKTVLFIVESPNKAKTISNFFSRPSTRQVGNLRVYETVLEDKVLMVTASGGHVYDLTTDDIGIYGIDVKIGQDGSVLFLPYYNTIKRCKNGHQFTDYTKGIACPKCGSTEIVVDKTYTIENLRRLALEVDEILIGTDPDTEGEKIAWDLYLALRPYNNNIKRAEFHEVTRRAITQAISNPREFNVNLVESQIVRRIEDRWIGFKLSQKVQTDFWPTYCSEEKEKARSKYYNKDTDCSENKNLSAGRVQTPVLNWIVKRYDEYQKTKSRVYFGKIKGLEDITFYVPKQEGVRKNNLVTVTFNEISEVIEDFGPLPPYTTDSLLSDSNQFFGLSAPDTMRIAQDLFELGLITYHRTDSIRISNVGISIAENYLKQIIGQEYDKVFKPRTWGEGGAHEGIRPTKPLDVDQLRLMIEDGELELAKPLSSNHFKVYDIIFRRFISSQLIPLKVRKEVIKFEIKDDEGNIIPLEQNTMELITEYSLPIQVGNITKFIYQPVRRLSKPLLPRLKESGCDNLPCDFSLSLEGSFLRSKVNLYTQADLVIEMKNKEIGRPSTYATIINTILKRRYAIESKKTKKMIPTSLGKAVNKYLNEKYGNFVSEERTRKLLQLMDMIEAGKERYDNVLKQIYDEINEIR
- a CDS encoding CDC48 family AAA ATPase; the protein is MSQGIKFKVSEARQRDVGKKIARLSERAMARLGVQFGDYIEVAGPNATTVLQAFPASDDIDDDEIRIDGYVRKNIGVGIGDEVTVKKANVTSANKVVLAPTQPIRFDYSFVEYVKDQLIDKPVTKGDIVPIPVYTGIVELVVVNTQPSNYVYVTADTSVEIKEEPVKEGSISFPRVTWEDIGDLEEAKQKIREIAEWPMRHPELFQRLGIEPPKGILLYGPPGVGKTLLARALANEIGAYFITINGPEIMSKFYGESEQRLREIFQEAEKNSPAIIFIDEIDAIAPKREEVTGEVEKRVVAQLLTLMDGIKGRGKVIVIGATNRPDDIDPALRRPGRFDREIEIRPPDTKGRKEILQVHTRNMPLGEDVDLDKLAEMTYGYTGADLAALAKEAAISALRRFIQEKKLNLEQQTIPADILKELKVTMQDFLDAMKSIQPSLLREVYVEVPKVRWSDIGGLDDVKQQLREAAEWPLRFPDLFVKSGITPPKGILLFGPPGTGKTMLAKAVATESGANFIAVRGPEVLSKWVGESEKAIREIFRKARQAAPTVIFFDEIDAIAPMRGLSVDSGVTERIVNQLLAEMDGIEKLENVVVIAATNRPDILDPALLRPGRFDRLIYVPPPDKRARLEILKVHTKNVPLGPDVNLEEIAEKTEGYTGADIEALVREATINAMRQAYRDCDQQSRSACQGKENTEECYMKSMRECMNSKAQVKVMKSDFMQALEIVRPSITQADIQRYERMAKELKRSIA